From the genome of Denticeps clupeoides chromosome 4, fDenClu1.1, whole genome shotgun sequence, one region includes:
- the adgrl2b.1 gene encoding adhesion G protein-coupled receptor L2b.1 isoform X8, producing the protein MARVLGRCPCLHWFLLALALLQCSEAFSRAALPFGLVRRELSCEGYPIDLRCPGSDVIMIETANYGRTDNKICDADPFQMENVNCYLPDAYKIISQRCNNRTQCVVITGSDVFPDPCPGTYKYLEVQYECVPYIFICPGTLRAVGEPSFAFEAEQQAGAWCKDPLQAGDKLYFMPWTPYRTDTLIEYSSLEDFRSGRQTTTYKLPHRVDGTGFVAYDGAIFFNKERTRNIVKFDLRTRIKSGEAIVANANYHDTSPYRWGGKTDIDLAVDEQGLWVIYATEQNNGRIVLSQLNPYTLRFEATWDTAYDKRSASNAFMVCGVLHVVRSTYEENESEASKSQIDYIYNTKLSQGEYADVLFPNQQQYIAAVDYNPRDNQLYVWNNFYILRYDLEFGPPDPGEVPAATDQVLTTALPRVTTVTASAAASTGPRGPPNATAPADPREGRPVDPPADPQATPQPEPAEGPASPKRFCEGTVQRGISWPQTHRGVNVERPCPKGTRGIASYLCTAAGGTWSTKGPDLSNCTSHWVAQVAQKIRSGENAANLANELAHHTQGPVFAGDVSSSVRLMEQLVDILDAQLQELQPKEKDSAGRSFNKAIVDTVDNLLRSEALVSWKDMNSTEQTHAATMLLDTLEEGAFVLADNLIEPAVVKVPAENILLDVYVLSTDGQVTDFRFPQTSRAGAAIQLTANTVKLNSKNGVAKLVFVLYKHLGQFLTVENATMKLSTEVGGQNLTLTVNSHILSASINKESSRVFVSEPIVFTLEHLDTEHYFNPNCSFWNYSERSMLGYWSTQGCKLLDTNKTHTTCSCSHLTNFAILMAHRGNVTQEEGSVHELLLTVITRMGIAVSLVCLAISIFTFCFFGGLQSDRNTIHKNLCINLFLAELIFLVGINMTEPKIVCSVIAAFLHFFFLAAFVWMCLEGVQLYLMLVEVFESEYSRRKYYYVSGYLLPALVVGISAAIDHRSYGTKRACWLRVDNHFIWSFIGPVTFIITLNLIFLVVTMYKMVKHSTSMKPDSSRLESIRSWVLGAFGLLCLLGLTWSFGLFFLSESSVVMAYLFTIFNTMQGMFIFIFHCLLQKKVRKEYSKCFRQSNCCGGLPSENSHSSTKTSGSRSTARYSSATQSRIRRMWNDTVRKQSESSFISGDINSTSTLNQGQQSLTRSRDASAMDTLPLNGNFNNSYSLRDDDYEDPALRCPSDCSLALDDAAFEKMIISELVQNNLRPRGATRLLARDRGPVLTRANNAADVVPGGCGSGSEDDAIVADVGDASSPPRPAPHPALELLLHPHHREALEAPLLPQRTHSLLYSAQRAARRAPRQQQGEGEEQEGGDEEDRLDEGGRGVATERTVQAEGSPSPNNRDSLYTSMPNLRDSPSPYPPDDEDDLSPASSIRSEADEICHKSMPDLGDGPAPISYYHISRRGISEGCIGPGAPEGCAQPEGDAQRDGQMQLITSL; encoded by the exons GTGCAACAACCGAACGCAGTGCGTTGTCATCACCGGGTCAGACGTCTTTCCGGATCCTTGCCCCGGTACCTACAAGTACCTGGAGGTCCAGTACGAATGTGTCCCCTACA TTTTCATTTGTCCCGGGACCCTGAGGGCCGTGGGGGAGCCCTCCTTCGCGTTCGAGGCGGAGCAGCAGGCAGGCGCGTGGTGCAAAGACCCCCTGCAGGCGGGAGACAAGTTGTACTTCATGCCCTGGACGCCATACCGAACGGACACTCTGATCGAGTACTCGTCGCTGGAGGACTTCCGCAGTGGCCGGCAGACCACCACATACAAGTTGCCCCACCGCGTGGACGGCACCGGGTTCGTGGCGTACGACGGGGCGATCTTCTTCAACAAGGAGCGCACGCGCAACATCGTGAAGTTCGACCTGCGCACGCGCATCAAGAGCGGCGAGGCCATCGTGGCCAACGCCAACTACCACGACACGTCGCCGTACCGCTGGGGCGGCAAGACGGACATCGACCTGGCGGTGGACGAGCAAGGCCTCTGGGTCATCTACGCCACGGAGCAGAACAACGGGCGCATTGTGCTGAGCCAGCTGAACCCGTACACGCTCCGCTTCGAGGCCACGTGGGACACGGCCTACGACAAGCGCTCGGCCTCCAACGCCTTCATGGTCTGCGGCGTGCTGCACGTGGTGCGCTCCACCTACGAGGAGAACGAGAGCGAGGCCAGCAAGAGCCAGATCGACTACATTTACAACACCAAGCTCAGCCAGGGCGAGTACGCCGACGTCCTGTTCCCCAACCAGCAGCAGTACATCGCCGCCGTGGATTACAACCCCCGAGACAACCAGCTGTACGTGTGGAATAATTTTTACATCCTGCGATACGATCTGGAGTTCGGGCCCCCGGATCCTGGCGAAG TGCCCGCCGCCACGGACCAGGTCCTGACCACGGCCTTACCCAGAGTGACCACCGTCaccgcctccgccgccgccaGCACCGGCCCGAGGGGCCCGCCGAACGCCACCGCCCCGGCCGACCCCAGAGAGGGGAGGCCGGTGGACCCGCCAGCGGACCCCCAGGCCACGCCTCAACCCGAACCCGCCGAAGGCCCGGCCTCACCAAAACGCTTCTGCGAAGGAACGGTGCAGCGTGGCATTTCCTGGCCGCAAACTCACCGAGGAGTCAACGTGGAGAGGCCGTGTCCCAAAGGGaccagag GCATCGCGTCCTACCTCTGTACTGCTGCGGGTGGAACCTGGAGCACCAAGGGGCCGGACCTCAGCAACTGCACCTCCCACTGGGTGGCACAGGTGGCTCAGAAG ATCCGCAGCGGAGAGAACGCCGCCAACCTGGCCAACGAGCTGGCCCACCACACTCAGGGTCCGGTGTTCGCCGGGGACGTCAGCTCCAGCGTCCGTCTCATGGAGCAGCTGGTGGACATTCTGGACGCGCAGCTGCAGGAGCTCCAGCCCAAGGAGAAGGACTCGGCCGGGCGCAGCTTCAACAAG GCCATCGTGGACACGGTCGACAACCTCCTGAGGTCGGAGGCCCTGGTGTCCTGGAAGGACATGAATTCCACGGAGCAGACGCACGCTGCCACCATGCTACTCGACACCCTGGAGGAAGGCGCCTTCGTCCTCGCGGACAACCTGATCGAGCCCGCCGTCGTCAAAGTGCCCGCCGAGAATATCC tgctGGACGTTTACGTGCTGAGCACCGACGGCCAGGTCACCGACTTCAGGTTCCCGCAGACCAGCCGAGCGGGAGCCGCCATTCAGCTGACGGCCAACACGGTCAAGCTCAACAGCAAGAACG GTGTGGCCAAGCTGGTTTTTGTGCTCTACAAACACCTGGGCCAGTTTCTCACCGTGGAGAACGCCACCATGAAGCTGAGCACGGAAGTGGGTGGCCAGAACCTCACGCTGACCGTCAACTCGCACATCCTCTCCGCCTCCATCAACAAGGAGTCCAGCCGCGTCTTTGTGTCCGAGCCCATCGTCTTCACCCTGGAGCACCTGGAC ACTGAGCACTACTTTAACCCCAACTGCTCATTCTGGAACTACTCAGAGAGGAGCATGCTGGGATACTGGTCCACCCAGGGCTGTAAGTTGCTGGACACCAATAAGACCCACACCACTTGCTCCTGCAGTCACCTGACCAACTTTGCCATCCTTATGGCCCACCGTGGGAACGTG acacaggAAGAGGGCAGCGTCCACGAGCTGCTGCTGACCGTCATCACGCGCATGGGCATCGCCGTCTCTCTCGTGTGCCTCGCCATCAGCATCTTCACCTTCTGCTTTTTCGGGGGCCTGCAAAGCGACCGCAACACCATCCATAAGAACCTCTGCATCAACCTCTTCCTGGCTGAGCTGATCTTCCTGGTCGGCATCAACATGACCGAGCCGAAG ATTGTGTGCTCGGTAATCGCCGCCTTCCTTCACTTCTTCTTCCTGGCGGCGTTTGTGTGGATGTGCCTGGAGGGGGTGCAGTTGTACCTCATGCTGGTCGAGGTGTTTGAGAGCGAATACTCCCGCAGGAAGTACTACTACGTCTCCGGCTACCTCCTCCCAGCGCTGGTGGTGGGAATTTCAGCCGCCATCGACCACCGGAGCTACGGCACCAAGCGAGC CTGCTGGCTCCGagttgacaatcacttcatctgGAGCTTCATTGGGCCAGTAACGTTTATTATAACG CTCAACCTCATCTTCCTGGTGGTGACCATGTACAAAATGGTGAAGCACTCCACCTCCATGAAGCCCGACTCCAGCCGGCTCGAGAGCATCAG ATCCTGGGTCCTGGGCGCGTTTGGACTGCTGTGCCTGCTGGGACTGACCTGGTCGTTCGGATTGTTCTTCCTGAGCGAGTCGTCGGTGGTGATGGCCTACCTCTTCACCATTTTCAACACAATGCAGGGCatgttcatcttcatcttccacTGTCTTCTTCAAAAGAAG GTTCGTAAAGAGTACAGCAAGTGCTTCCGCCAGTCCAACTGCTGCGGGGGTCTCCCTTCCGAGAACTCGCACAGCTCCACGAAGACCTCCGGCTCGCGCTCTACTGCGCGCTACTCCTCAGCCACGCAG AGTCGGATCAGGAGGATGTGGAACGACACGGTCAGGAAGCAGTCCGAGTCTTCCTTCATCTCAGGGGACATCAACAGCACCTCAACGCTTAACCAAG GTCAGCAGTCCCTGACACGCAGCCGGGACGCGAGCGCCATGGACACCCTGCCTCTCAACGGCAACTTCAACAACAGCTACTCGCTCCGCGACGACGACTACGAGGACCCGGCGCTGCGCTGCCCGTCCGACTGCAGCCTGGCCCTGGACGACGCCGCCTTCGAGAAGATGATCATATCCGAGCTCGTGCAGAACAACCTGCGGCCGCGCGGCGCGACTCGGCTCCTGGCCCGGGACCGGGGGCCCGTCCTGACGCGGGCCAACAACGCGGCCGACGTGGTGCCGGGGGGGTGCGGCAGCGGGAGCGAGGACGATGCTATAGTGGCGGACGTGGGGGACGCATCGTCCCCGCCTCGCCCGGCTCCTCACCCCGCCCTGGAGCTGCTGTTGCACCCGCATCACCGGGAGGCGCTAGAAGCCCCCCTGCTGCCGCAGCGGACTCACTCGCTCCTGTACAGCGCGCAGCGTGCTGCGCGTAGGGCGCCGCGGCAACAGCAGGGCGAgggggaggagcaggagggcGGGGACGAGGAGGACAGATTGGACGAAGGAGGAAGAGGCGTGGCCACGGAGAGGACAGTGCAAGCTGAAGGCTCGCCGTCCCCCAACAACAGAGACTCCCTGTACACCAGCATGCCCAACCTGAGAGACTCCCCGTCCCCGTACCCCCCCGACGACGAGGACGACCTGTCCCCCGCCTCCTCCATCCGCAGCGAGGCCGACGAAATCTGCCACAAGAGCATGCCGGACCTGGGCGATGGCCCCGCCCCCATCTCCTACTACCACATCAGCCGCAGGGGCATCAGTGAGGGCTGCATCGGCCCCGGGGCGCCCGAGGGTTGCGCCCAACCCGAGGGAGATGCCCAGAGAGACGGGCAAATGCAGCTCATCACCAGCCTCTGA
- the adgrl2b.1 gene encoding adhesion G protein-coupled receptor L2b.1 isoform X7: MARVLGRCPCLHWFLLALALLQCSEAFSRAALPFGLVRRELSCEGYPIDLRCPGSDVIMIETANYGRTDNKICDADPFQMENVNCYLPDAYKIISQRCNNRTQCVVITGSDVFPDPCPGTYKYLEVQYECVPYKVEQKVFICPGTLRAVGEPSFAFEAEQQAGAWCKDPLQAGDKLYFMPWTPYRTDTLIEYSSLEDFRSGRQTTTYKLPHRVDGTGFVAYDGAIFFNKERTRNIVKFDLRTRIKSGEAIVANANYHDTSPYRWGGKTDIDLAVDEQGLWVIYATEQNNGRIVLSQLNPYTLRFEATWDTAYDKRSASNAFMVCGVLHVVRSTYEENESEASKSQIDYIYNTKLSQGEYADVLFPNQQQYIAAVDYNPRDNQLYVWNNFYILRYDLEFGPPDPGEVPAATDQVLTTALPRVTTVTASAAASTGPRGPPNATAPADPREGRPVDPPADPQATPQPEPAEGPASPKRFCEGTVQRGISWPQTHRGVNVERPCPKGTRGIASYLCTAAGGTWSTKGPDLSNCTSHWVAQVAQKIRSGENAANLANELAHHTQGPVFAGDVSSSVRLMEQLVDILDAQLQELQPKEKDSAGRSFNKLQKRERTCRAYMKAIVDTVDNLLRSEALVSWKDMNSTEQTHAATMLLDTLEEGAFVLADNLIEPAVVKVPAENILLDVYVLSTDGQVTDFRFPQTSRAGAAIQLTANTVKLNSKNGVAKLVFVLYKHLGQFLTVENATMKLSTEVGGQNLTLTVNSHILSASINKESSRVFVSEPIVFTLEHLDTEHYFNPNCSFWNYSERSMLGYWSTQGCKLLDTNKTHTTCSCSHLTNFAILMAHRGNVTQEEGSVHELLLTVITRMGIAVSLVCLAISIFTFCFFGGLQSDRNTIHKNLCINLFLAELIFLVGINMTEPKIVCSVIAAFLHFFFLAAFVWMCLEGVQLYLMLVEVFESEYSRRKYYYVSGYLLPALVVGISAAIDHRSYGTKRACWLRVDNHFIWSFIGPVTFIITLNLIFLVVTMYKMVKHSTSMKPDSSRLESIRSWVLGAFGLLCLLGLTWSFGLFFLSESSVVMAYLFTIFNTMQGMFIFIFHCLLQKKVRKEYSKCFRQSNCCGGLPSENSHSSTKTSGSRSTARYSSATQSRIRRMWNDTVRKQSESSFISGDINSTSTLNQGMTGNYLLTNPLLRAHDTNNPYNNLLAETIVCNTPSPPAFHSPVGRPDGLSIHT, translated from the exons GTGCAACAACCGAACGCAGTGCGTTGTCATCACCGGGTCAGACGTCTTTCCGGATCCTTGCCCCGGTACCTACAAGTACCTGGAGGTCCAGTACGAATGTGTCCCCTACA AAGTGGAGCAAAAAG TTTTCATTTGTCCCGGGACCCTGAGGGCCGTGGGGGAGCCCTCCTTCGCGTTCGAGGCGGAGCAGCAGGCAGGCGCGTGGTGCAAAGACCCCCTGCAGGCGGGAGACAAGTTGTACTTCATGCCCTGGACGCCATACCGAACGGACACTCTGATCGAGTACTCGTCGCTGGAGGACTTCCGCAGTGGCCGGCAGACCACCACATACAAGTTGCCCCACCGCGTGGACGGCACCGGGTTCGTGGCGTACGACGGGGCGATCTTCTTCAACAAGGAGCGCACGCGCAACATCGTGAAGTTCGACCTGCGCACGCGCATCAAGAGCGGCGAGGCCATCGTGGCCAACGCCAACTACCACGACACGTCGCCGTACCGCTGGGGCGGCAAGACGGACATCGACCTGGCGGTGGACGAGCAAGGCCTCTGGGTCATCTACGCCACGGAGCAGAACAACGGGCGCATTGTGCTGAGCCAGCTGAACCCGTACACGCTCCGCTTCGAGGCCACGTGGGACACGGCCTACGACAAGCGCTCGGCCTCCAACGCCTTCATGGTCTGCGGCGTGCTGCACGTGGTGCGCTCCACCTACGAGGAGAACGAGAGCGAGGCCAGCAAGAGCCAGATCGACTACATTTACAACACCAAGCTCAGCCAGGGCGAGTACGCCGACGTCCTGTTCCCCAACCAGCAGCAGTACATCGCCGCCGTGGATTACAACCCCCGAGACAACCAGCTGTACGTGTGGAATAATTTTTACATCCTGCGATACGATCTGGAGTTCGGGCCCCCGGATCCTGGCGAAG TGCCCGCCGCCACGGACCAGGTCCTGACCACGGCCTTACCCAGAGTGACCACCGTCaccgcctccgccgccgccaGCACCGGCCCGAGGGGCCCGCCGAACGCCACCGCCCCGGCCGACCCCAGAGAGGGGAGGCCGGTGGACCCGCCAGCGGACCCCCAGGCCACGCCTCAACCCGAACCCGCCGAAGGCCCGGCCTCACCAAAACGCTTCTGCGAAGGAACGGTGCAGCGTGGCATTTCCTGGCCGCAAACTCACCGAGGAGTCAACGTGGAGAGGCCGTGTCCCAAAGGGaccagag GCATCGCGTCCTACCTCTGTACTGCTGCGGGTGGAACCTGGAGCACCAAGGGGCCGGACCTCAGCAACTGCACCTCCCACTGGGTGGCACAGGTGGCTCAGAAG ATCCGCAGCGGAGAGAACGCCGCCAACCTGGCCAACGAGCTGGCCCACCACACTCAGGGTCCGGTGTTCGCCGGGGACGTCAGCTCCAGCGTCCGTCTCATGGAGCAGCTGGTGGACATTCTGGACGCGCAGCTGCAGGAGCTCCAGCCCAAGGAGAAGGACTCGGCCGGGCGCAGCTTCAACAAG CttcaaaaaagagaaaggaCTTGCAGGGCGTATATGAAG GCCATCGTGGACACGGTCGACAACCTCCTGAGGTCGGAGGCCCTGGTGTCCTGGAAGGACATGAATTCCACGGAGCAGACGCACGCTGCCACCATGCTACTCGACACCCTGGAGGAAGGCGCCTTCGTCCTCGCGGACAACCTGATCGAGCCCGCCGTCGTCAAAGTGCCCGCCGAGAATATCC tgctGGACGTTTACGTGCTGAGCACCGACGGCCAGGTCACCGACTTCAGGTTCCCGCAGACCAGCCGAGCGGGAGCCGCCATTCAGCTGACGGCCAACACGGTCAAGCTCAACAGCAAGAACG GTGTGGCCAAGCTGGTTTTTGTGCTCTACAAACACCTGGGCCAGTTTCTCACCGTGGAGAACGCCACCATGAAGCTGAGCACGGAAGTGGGTGGCCAGAACCTCACGCTGACCGTCAACTCGCACATCCTCTCCGCCTCCATCAACAAGGAGTCCAGCCGCGTCTTTGTGTCCGAGCCCATCGTCTTCACCCTGGAGCACCTGGAC ACTGAGCACTACTTTAACCCCAACTGCTCATTCTGGAACTACTCAGAGAGGAGCATGCTGGGATACTGGTCCACCCAGGGCTGTAAGTTGCTGGACACCAATAAGACCCACACCACTTGCTCCTGCAGTCACCTGACCAACTTTGCCATCCTTATGGCCCACCGTGGGAACGTG acacaggAAGAGGGCAGCGTCCACGAGCTGCTGCTGACCGTCATCACGCGCATGGGCATCGCCGTCTCTCTCGTGTGCCTCGCCATCAGCATCTTCACCTTCTGCTTTTTCGGGGGCCTGCAAAGCGACCGCAACACCATCCATAAGAACCTCTGCATCAACCTCTTCCTGGCTGAGCTGATCTTCCTGGTCGGCATCAACATGACCGAGCCGAAG ATTGTGTGCTCGGTAATCGCCGCCTTCCTTCACTTCTTCTTCCTGGCGGCGTTTGTGTGGATGTGCCTGGAGGGGGTGCAGTTGTACCTCATGCTGGTCGAGGTGTTTGAGAGCGAATACTCCCGCAGGAAGTACTACTACGTCTCCGGCTACCTCCTCCCAGCGCTGGTGGTGGGAATTTCAGCCGCCATCGACCACCGGAGCTACGGCACCAAGCGAGC CTGCTGGCTCCGagttgacaatcacttcatctgGAGCTTCATTGGGCCAGTAACGTTTATTATAACG CTCAACCTCATCTTCCTGGTGGTGACCATGTACAAAATGGTGAAGCACTCCACCTCCATGAAGCCCGACTCCAGCCGGCTCGAGAGCATCAG ATCCTGGGTCCTGGGCGCGTTTGGACTGCTGTGCCTGCTGGGACTGACCTGGTCGTTCGGATTGTTCTTCCTGAGCGAGTCGTCGGTGGTGATGGCCTACCTCTTCACCATTTTCAACACAATGCAGGGCatgttcatcttcatcttccacTGTCTTCTTCAAAAGAAG GTTCGTAAAGAGTACAGCAAGTGCTTCCGCCAGTCCAACTGCTGCGGGGGTCTCCCTTCCGAGAACTCGCACAGCTCCACGAAGACCTCCGGCTCGCGCTCTACTGCGCGCTACTCCTCAGCCACGCAG AGTCGGATCAGGAGGATGTGGAACGACACGGTCAGGAAGCAGTCCGAGTCTTCCTTCATCTCAGGGGACATCAACAGCACCTCAACGCTTAACCAAG GGATGACTGGCAACTACCTTCTAACTAACCCCCTCCTCCGAGCCCACGACACTAACAACCCCTATAACAACCTGCTCGCCGAAACCATCGTCTGCAACACGCCCTCGCCCCCCGCCTTCCACTCTCCAG TCGGCCGGCCTGATGGCCTAAGCATACACACTTGA